In Xenopus laevis strain J_2021 chromosome 2S, Xenopus_laevis_v10.1, whole genome shotgun sequence, a genomic segment contains:
- the LOC121400624 gene encoding uncharacterized protein LOC121400624, with protein MDEAFFRCMGHRNSDRGLSFRFLKHATRKIPHVQSPPLCSEGSSLCTMYRKVGAIRGNQSSTNQREILRFLLEPIYSTKEGRFSQTCARPQGSQQIHPISTVQDGNVEICHSRDGTGATDDVPGHKGRIPACSNLAPPSPLPTICLPEQTLSICGSPIRIVVRSQGFHQVDGGDSCNVETAGDFRDPLSGRPPVKGQFRIEGQGASKPSSSATPEFRMDHQLVEVQPRSQSQDDIPRPGIRYDHTDCNITHGQAGQDQRSSSTSSVQSKHDSTQGDASTGNNGFSHRGSSICANTSSVSPSQHSNNVERGTSIPPHVLVTSGEGGITVVDEIGESSCRSIVGNTGVDCDINRRQPPGLGGNMGRAVCPRALVSRGSQTTNKYSRAESGKIGPRPVDRPIQRKAHTRPKRQCYDSSVHKSSRRDTKSGGPGRSQTDSSLGGKQLSEIICNTHSRSVQHKSGLSQSESAGSRRMGTASRGVQSADRPVGNPHNRLNGFQKQSKSTKILCPPQGSVSSGGGCHDSELALQSSICLPTSSNATKGPQKDKAISVDSHCSGTVLAPEDLVHRPAGDVNRTADPAGQQTRSPPAGTHITSQSRTLRFDGMAVERSIWRRQGLNEEVILTMIKARKASSSKSYHRVWQSYLNWCKESHFPFLELQLPRILSFLQRGLQLGLKLRSLKVQVSALSILFQSRLANEDLIRTFLQGVAHIVPPFRTPVAGWDLNVVLEALLDPPFEPLS; from the exons ATGGATGAAGCATTCTTCAGATGCATGGGTCACAGAAATAGTGACAGAGGGTTATCATTTAGATTTCTCAAGCACGCCACCCGGAAGATTCCTCATGTCCAGAGTCCCCCACTGTGCTCAGAAGGCTCAAGCCTTTGTACAATGTATAGAAAAGTTGGAGCGATCCGGGGTAATCAGTCCAGTACCAACCAAAGAGAGATTCTCCGGTTTTTACTCGAACCTATTTACAGTACCAAAGAGGGACGGTTCTCTCAGACCTGTGCTCGACCTCAAGGGTCTCAACAAATTCATCCGATCAGTACGGTTCAAGATGGAAACGTTGAGATCTGTCATTCGAGGGATGGAACAGGGGCAACTGatgatgtccctggacataagGGACGCATACCTGCATGTTCCAATTTGGCCCCCCCATCACCGCTACCTACGATTTGCCTTCCAGAACAAACACTATCAATTTGTGGCTCTCCCATTCGGATTGTCGTCCGCTCCCAGGGTTTTCACCAAGTTGATGGCGGTGACAGCTGCAACGTTGAGACTGCAGGGGATTTCCGTGACCCCCTATCTGGACGACCTCCTGTTAAAGGCCAGTTCAGAATCGAGGGCCAAGGAGCATCTAAACCAAGCAGTTCGGCTACTCCAGAGTTTCGGATGGACCATCAACTGGTCGAAGTCCAGCCCAGATCCCAGTCACAGGATGATATTCCTCGGCCTGGAATTCGATACGATCACACAGACTGTAACATTACCCATGGACAAGCAGGCCAGGATCAGAGATCAAGTTCAACATCTTCTGTCCAGTCAAAGCACGACAGTACACAAGGCGATGCAAGTACTGGGAACAATGGTTTCAGCCATCGAGGCAGTTCCATTTGCGCAAATACATCTTCGGTCTCTCCAAGCCAACATTCTAACAACGTGGAAAGGGGGACCTCTATCCCGCCCCATGTCCTTGTCACGTCAGGCGAGGGCGGAATTACAGTGGTGGATGAGATCGGAGAATCTAGCTGCAGGTCAATCGTGGGCAACACCGGAGTGGATTGTGATATCAACAGACGCCAGCCTCCAGGgctggggggcaacatgggacgaGCAGTCTGCCCAAGGGCTTTGGTCTCCAGAGGAAGCCAAACTACCAATAAATATTCTAGAGCTGAGAGCGGTAAAATTGGCCCTCGTCCAGTGGACAGACCGATTCAGAGAAAAGCCCATACGCGTCCAAAGCGACAATGCTACGACAGTAGCGTACATAAATCGTCAAGGAGGGACACGAAGTCGGGCGGCCCTGGCAGAAGCCAGACAGATTCTTCTCTGGGCGGAAAACAACTCAGTGAAATTATCTGCAATACACATTCCAGGAGTGTCCAACACAaaagcggactttctcagtcggaATCAGCTGGAtccaggagaatgggaactgcATCCAGAGGCGTTCAATCAGCTGACAGACCAGTGGGGAATCCCCATAATAGACTTAATGGCTTCCAGAAACAATCGAAAAGTACCAAGATTCTTTGCCCGCCGCAGGGATCCGTTAGCAgtgggggtggatgccatgactcaGAGCTGGCACTTCAAtctagcatatgtcttcccacctCTTCCAATGCTACCAAGGGTCCTCAAAAAGATAAAGCAATCTCAGTTGATAGTCATTGTAGTGGCACCGTATTGGCCCCGGAGGACCTGGTTCACCGACCTGCAGGAGATGTCAATAGAACAGCCGATCCGGCTGGACAGCAGACCAGATCTCCTCCTGCAGGGACCCATATTACATCACAATCCCGGactcttcgctttgacgggatggctgttgaaagGTCCATCTGGCGACGCCAAGGGCTAAATGAAGAAGTCATTCTCACTATGATAAAAGCTCGAAAAGCCTCGTCTTCCAAATCATACCACAGAGTGTGGCAGTCTTACCTCAATTGGTGCAAGGAGTCTCATTTTCCATTCCTTGAATTGCAGCTACCACGGATCCTTTCCTTCCTACAAAGAGGACTACAATTAGGTCTTAAGCTCCGCTCGCTCAAGGTCCAGGTATCAGCCTTGTCAATCCTGTTTCAATCTCGTTTGGCGAATGAAGACTTGATACGCACGTTTCTGCAGGGAGTGGCCCATATCGTGCCGCCATTCCGTACTCCGGTGGCTGGCTGGGATCTCaatgtagtgttggaagctctGCTGGATCCACCATTCGAACCATTGTCTT AA
- the zbtb8a.1.S gene encoding zinc finger and BTB domain-containing protein 8A.1-B isoform X1: MVNPFTGDKSSQSESIFHRMEFSSHHIRLLQQLDEQRRRDLFCDCHIIVEGQMFKAHRNVLFASSGYFKMLLSQSCRDMGEPITATFDVFSADTFTAILDFVYSGKLPLSGQNVIEVMSAASYLQMTDVIGVCKMFIKSSLDINEKDRDGFFSLSDKDTDSNGSGLYAAGWRTESSPTHTHKTTEHGSFIAGYNYPPPISSRLQHPFSKSPRKPELVRKHRRRLLPEALTPALSHIPLGDLVGGSTECMLHDEETVESVSQEEERTQTQVSIISIKVEDLDATSNSWPESPPQESLDQGSALHITKAEELYKAMPTILGGVSGWGEDELSSGRFKCPFCTHTVKRKADLKRHLRCHTGERPYPCEACGKRFTRLEHLRNHFQTIHEAGKLICRRCKLPVTKVTGRVIQDGTRRYRLCQACLAEAGLDNVNFDYGEDHPLVLPPENEREHCWNFKEEGRQENGSEAAESDLVIQEVVDSEEDELKQKQD, encoded by the exons ATGGTAAATCCCTTTACCGGCGACAAGAGTAGCCAATCAGAAAG CATTTTCCACAGGATGGAATTCTCTTCCCACCACATCCGTCTTCTGCAGCAGTTGGATGAACAGCGGCGGAGGGATCTTTTTTGTGACTGTCACATTATAGTAGAGGGGCAGATGTTTAAAGCACATCGTAATGTGCTGTTTGCTAGCAGTGGTTACTTCAAAATGCTTCTGTCCCAAAGCTGCAGGGACATGGGTGAGCCAATCACAGCCACCTTTGatgtgttttctgctgatacCTTTACAGCCATTCTCGACTTTGTTTACTCAGGCAAATTGCCACTTTCTGGACAAAATGTTATTGAGGTTATGTCTGCAGCCAGCTATCTTCAAATGACAGATGTTATTGGTGTTTGCAAGATGTTTATCAAATCCTCATTAGACATAAACGAGAAGGATAGAGATGGTTTCTTCAGCCTTTCAGACAAGGACACTGACAGTAATGGTTCTGGGCTTTATGCTGCAGGTTGGAGGACAGAGAGCAGCCCAACACATACACACAAGACCACCGAGCATGGCAGCTTTATTGCTGGTTATAATTACCCCCCTCCAATTTCCTCCCGGTTGCAGCACCCTTTCTCAAAGTCCCCACGAAAACCTGAGCTTGTTCGTAAGCATCGTAGGCGCCTACTGCCAGAAGCTCTGACACCAGCGCTCAGTCATATTCCACTGGGTGACTTGGTGGGAGGCTCAACAGAGTGTATGCTGCACGATGAGGAGACAGTTGAGAGTGTGTCACAGGAAGAGGAAAGAACCCAAACACAAGTGTCCATAATAAGTATTAAAGTTGAGGATTTAGATGCTACATCTAACAGCTGGCCTGAATCTCCTCCGCAAGAGTCTCTGGATCAGGGTTCAGCTCTTCATATAACCAAGGCAGAAGAGCTGTACAAAGCAATGCCTACCATCTTAGGAGGAGTATCTGGATGGGGTGAAG ATGAACTAAGCTCTGGGAGGTTTAAATGCCCTTTCTGCACCCATACCGTGAAACGCAAAGCAGATCTAAAACGTCACTTGCGCTGCCACACAGGAGAGCGACCATACCCTTGTGAAGCCTGTGGCAAGAGGTTCACCCGATTAGAGCACTTGCGTAATCACTTTCAGACA ATACACGAGGCTGGTAAACTAATCTGTCGGAGGTGCAAACTTCCTGTAACCAAAGTAACTGGTCGTGTTATTCAGGATGGGACAAGGAGGTACCGCCTTTGCCAAGCATGTCTGGCAGAAGCTGGTTTGGATAACGTCAACTTTGACTATGGAGAAGACCACCCATTGGTGTTGCCACCTGAAAATGAGAGGGAACATTGCTGgaattttaaagaagaaggaaggcAAGAAAATGGGAGTGAAGCTGCAGAGTCAGACCTAGTTATTCAGGAAGTGGTAGACAGTGAAGAGGATGAGTTGAAGCAAAAACAAGACTAA
- the zbtb8a.1.S gene encoding zinc finger and BTB domain-containing protein 8A.1-B (The RefSeq protein has 1 substitution compared to this genomic sequence), whose amino-acid sequence MEFSSHHIRLLQQLDEQRRRDLFCDCHIIVEGQMFKAHRNVLFASSGYFKMLLSQSCRDMGEPITATFDVFSADTFTAILDFVYSGKLPLSGQNVIEVMSAASYLQMTDVIGVCKMFIKSSLDINEKDRDGFFSLSDKDTDSNGSGLYAAGWRTESSPTHTHKTTEHGSFIAGYNYPPPISSRLQHPFSKSPRKPELVRKHRRRLLPEALTPALSHIPLGDLVGGSTECMLHDEETVESVSQEEERTQTQVSIISIKVEDLDATSNSWPESPPQESLDQGSALHITKAEELYKAMPTILGGVSGWGEDELSSGRFKCPFCTHTVKRKADLKRHLRCHTGERPYPCEACGKRFTRLEHLRNHFQTIHEAGKLICRRCKLPVTKVTGRVIQDGTRRYRLCQACLAEAGLDNVNFDYGEDQPLVLPPENEREHCWNFKEEGRQENGSEAAESDLVIQEVVDSEEDELKQKQD is encoded by the exons ATGGAATTCTCTTCCCACCACATCCGTCTTCTGCAGCAGTTGGATGAACAGCGGCGGAGGGATCTTTTTTGTGACTGTCACATTATAGTAGAGGGGCAGATGTTTAAAGCACATCGTAATGTGCTGTTTGCTAGCAGTGGTTACTTCAAAATGCTTCTGTCCCAAAGCTGCAGGGACATGGGTGAGCCAATCACAGCCACCTTTGatgtgttttctgctgatacCTTTACAGCCATTCTCGACTTTGTTTACTCAGGCAAATTGCCACTTTCTGGACAAAATGTTATTGAGGTTATGTCTGCAGCCAGCTATCTTCAAATGACAGATGTTATTGGTGTTTGCAAGATGTTTATCAAATCCTCATTAGACATAAACGAGAAGGATAGAGATGGTTTCTTCAGCCTTTCAGACAAGGACACTGACAGTAATGGTTCTGGGCTTTATGCTGCAGGTTGGAGGACAGAGAGCAGCCCAACACATACACACAAGACCACCGAGCATGGCAGCTTTATTGCTGGTTATAATTACCCCCCTCCAATTTCCTCCCGGTTGCAGCACCCTTTCTCAAAGTCCCCACGAAAACCTGAGCTTGTTCGTAAGCATCGTAGGCGCCTACTGCCAGAAGCTCTGACACCAGCGCTCAGTCATATTCCACTGGGTGACTTGGTGGGAGGCTCAACAGAGTGTATGCTGCACGATGAGGAGACAGTTGAGAGTGTGTCACAGGAAGAGGAAAGAACCCAAACACAAGTGTCCATAATAAGTATTAAAGTTGAGGATTTAGATGCTACATCTAACAGCTGGCCTGAATCTCCTCCGCAAGAGTCTCTGGATCAGGGTTCAGCTCTTCATATAACCAAGGCAGAAGAGCTGTACAAAGCAATGCCTACCATCTTAGGAGGAGTATCTGGATGGGGTGAAG ATGAACTAAGCTCTGGGAGGTTTAAATGCCCTTTCTGCACCCATACCGTGAAACGCAAAGCAGATCTAAAACGTCACTTGCGCTGCCACACAGGAGAGCGACCATACCCTTGTGAAGCCTGTGGCAAGAGGTTCACCCGATTAGAGCACTTGCGTAATCACTTTCAGACA ATACACGAGGCTGGTAAACTAATCTGTCGGAGGTGCAAACTTCCTGTAACCAAAGTAACTGGTCGTGTTATTCAGGATGGGACAAGGAGGTACCGCCTTTGCCAAGCATGTCTGGCAGAAGCTGGTTTGGATAACGTCAACTTTGACTATGGAGAAGACCACCCATTGGTGTTGCCACCTGAAAATGAGAGGGAACATTGCTGgaattttaaagaagaaggaaggcAAGAAAATGGGAGTGAAGCTGCAGAGTCAGACCTAGTTATTCAGGAAGTGGTAGACAGTGAAGAGGATGAGTTGAAGCAAAAACAAGACTAA
- the zbtb8a.1.S gene encoding zinc finger and BTB domain-containing protein 8A.1-B isoform X2 produces MAGATVRCAVHIIRIFHRMEFSSHHIRLLQQLDEQRRRDLFCDCHIIVEGQMFKAHRNVLFASSGYFKMLLSQSCRDMGEPITATFDVFSADTFTAILDFVYSGKLPLSGQNVIEVMSAASYLQMTDVIGVCKMFIKSSLDINEKDRDGFFSLSDKDTDSNGSGLYAAGWRTESSPTHTHKTTEHGSFIAGYNYPPPISSRLQHPFSKSPRKPELVRKHRRRLLPEALTPALSHIPLGDLVGGSTECMLHDEETVESVSQEEERTQTQVSIISIKVEDLDATSNSWPESPPQESLDQGSALHITKAEELYKAMPTILGGVSGWGEDELSSGRFKCPFCTHTVKRKADLKRHLRCHTGERPYPCEACGKRFTRLEHLRNHFQTIHEAGKLICRRCKLPVTKVTGRVIQDGTRRYRLCQACLAEAGLDNVNFDYGEDHPLVLPPENEREHCWNFKEEGRQENGSEAAESDLVIQEVVDSEEDELKQKQD; encoded by the exons ATGGCAGGAGCTACAGTGCGATGTGCTGTCCATATCATCCG CATTTTCCACAGGATGGAATTCTCTTCCCACCACATCCGTCTTCTGCAGCAGTTGGATGAACAGCGGCGGAGGGATCTTTTTTGTGACTGTCACATTATAGTAGAGGGGCAGATGTTTAAAGCACATCGTAATGTGCTGTTTGCTAGCAGTGGTTACTTCAAAATGCTTCTGTCCCAAAGCTGCAGGGACATGGGTGAGCCAATCACAGCCACCTTTGatgtgttttctgctgatacCTTTACAGCCATTCTCGACTTTGTTTACTCAGGCAAATTGCCACTTTCTGGACAAAATGTTATTGAGGTTATGTCTGCAGCCAGCTATCTTCAAATGACAGATGTTATTGGTGTTTGCAAGATGTTTATCAAATCCTCATTAGACATAAACGAGAAGGATAGAGATGGTTTCTTCAGCCTTTCAGACAAGGACACTGACAGTAATGGTTCTGGGCTTTATGCTGCAGGTTGGAGGACAGAGAGCAGCCCAACACATACACACAAGACCACCGAGCATGGCAGCTTTATTGCTGGTTATAATTACCCCCCTCCAATTTCCTCCCGGTTGCAGCACCCTTTCTCAAAGTCCCCACGAAAACCTGAGCTTGTTCGTAAGCATCGTAGGCGCCTACTGCCAGAAGCTCTGACACCAGCGCTCAGTCATATTCCACTGGGTGACTTGGTGGGAGGCTCAACAGAGTGTATGCTGCACGATGAGGAGACAGTTGAGAGTGTGTCACAGGAAGAGGAAAGAACCCAAACACAAGTGTCCATAATAAGTATTAAAGTTGAGGATTTAGATGCTACATCTAACAGCTGGCCTGAATCTCCTCCGCAAGAGTCTCTGGATCAGGGTTCAGCTCTTCATATAACCAAGGCAGAAGAGCTGTACAAAGCAATGCCTACCATCTTAGGAGGAGTATCTGGATGGGGTGAAG ATGAACTAAGCTCTGGGAGGTTTAAATGCCCTTTCTGCACCCATACCGTGAAACGCAAAGCAGATCTAAAACGTCACTTGCGCTGCCACACAGGAGAGCGACCATACCCTTGTGAAGCCTGTGGCAAGAGGTTCACCCGATTAGAGCACTTGCGTAATCACTTTCAGACA ATACACGAGGCTGGTAAACTAATCTGTCGGAGGTGCAAACTTCCTGTAACCAAAGTAACTGGTCGTGTTATTCAGGATGGGACAAGGAGGTACCGCCTTTGCCAAGCATGTCTGGCAGAAGCTGGTTTGGATAACGTCAACTTTGACTATGGAGAAGACCACCCATTGGTGTTGCCACCTGAAAATGAGAGGGAACATTGCTGgaattttaaagaagaaggaaggcAAGAAAATGGGAGTGAAGCTGCAGAGTCAGACCTAGTTATTCAGGAAGTGGTAGACAGTGAAGAGGATGAGTTGAAGCAAAAACAAGACTAA